A window of Zingiber officinale cultivar Zhangliang chromosome 5A, Zo_v1.1, whole genome shotgun sequence contains these coding sequences:
- the LOC121981430 gene encoding thylakoid lumenal 19 kDa protein, chloroplastic-like produces MAAALFSPSAVLSTAAVASAPLPPKPHLVRLRSYHPKPLSTTLAAAAAAAALLLSAATPPPSFADPTFSLYYGTAASASNYGGYGGNADKKATAEYTYEVPEGWKERLVSKVEKGTNGTDSEFYNPKKRSEREYLTFLSGFRSLAPVDAVLSNLALSDVDLQDQLATADEVRSQELKDDKGQLYYAYEIDGTGAHSLISVTCARNKLYAHFVTAPNLNWSRDQDMLRRLHDSFKTVDLSTTSSSSSSS; encoded by the coding sequence ATGGCCGCCGCCCTCTTCTCCCCTTCCGCCGTCTTGTCAACCGCCGCCGTCGCCTCTGCTCCTCTTCCCCCCAAACCTCACCTCGTCAGACTCAGATCGTACCATCCCAAGCCCCTCTCCACTACCCTcgcagccgccgccgccgccgctgcccTACTTCTATCCGCCGCCACCCCACCTCCCTCCTTCGCCGATCCCACATTCAGCCTCTACTACGGCACCGCCGCCAGCGCCTCCAACTACGGCGGCTACGGCGGCAACGCGGACAAGAAGGCCACGGCGGAGTACACGTACGAGGTGCCGGAGGGGTGGAAGGAGCGGCTGGTGTCCAAGGTGGAGAAGGGCACCAACGGCACCGACAGTGAGTTCTACAACCCCAAGAAGCGCTCCGAGCGCGAGTACCTCACCTTCCTCTCTGGATTCCGCTCGCTCGCCCCCGTCGACGCCGTCCTCTCCAACCTGGCCCTCTCCGACGTGGACCTGCAGGACCAGTTAGCCACCGCCGACGAGGTGCGGTCCCAGGAGCTCAAGGACGACAAGGGGCAGCTGTATTATGCGTACGAGATCGACGGCACCGGCGCCCACAGCCTGATCTCCGTCACCTGCGCCCGCAATAAGCTCTACGCCCACTTCGTCACTGCGCCCAACCTGAATTGGTCCCGCGACCAGGACATGCTCCGACGACTCCACGACTCCTTCAAGACCGTCGACCTCTCCacaacctcttcttcttcttcatcatcgtAG